The Maridesulfovibrio salexigens DSM 2638 region TGACAGAGGGCGGCTATTTCCATGGTTCTCTCTGTGTCTTCAGGCGATGGAGACGGGTCCCCGCCGGGATGGTTATGGGTCAGAATCACTCCGCTGGCATTATGGCGCAGGGCTAGTGCCACAACTTCCCGCGGATAGACTGCAGTCTTATCCACAGTACCTTCCGATAGCCTTTCCCAGCATATCACTTTGTTCCGGTTATTGACCAGTGCAATCCAGAACTCTTCTTTAGACAAATTCCCGATTCGGGCCATAGCTGCCTTATAGACAACATCCGGCGAGGAGATAGCTTCCTTGCCGTTCATTGGTTCCTCGGCAATTCTTGTCCAGAATTCACGCATAAGCGTAAAAAATATCAAAACCCCCGGGCCAATGCCCTTGAACTTTTTAAGTTGTTCTTCGGGTGCCCGGAAAACCCCGCTCAGACCACCGAACTCCGCAAGGAGTTCCTTAGCAAGGGGTTTAGTGTCCCGCCTAGGCAGAACCTGTCCGAGGAGAAGTTCCAGAATTTCATAATCGGCAAGACTCGTTGAGTCTTTTCCCAGTTTTTCTTTCAGTCTCTGGCGGTGACCGTAGTAATGGGGTTTGTCTTTCATAATAAATAGTAAGTATGCTTTGGCAAGTAGTACAGTTCCGACAGGAGCCTTATTCAGACAAATGGATGAGAAATCGGCGGACGGAATTTCTTCTTTAAGGGATAAACTGGATGCAGGTGCAAAGCAACCTGTTTAACCTACGAAATGGTGTAAAACAGGCTTAAAAACACAAAAACCGTGTAAAAAAGGTCTTTTTACACGGTTCAAAAATGATTTTGAATTAAATCAGCGTCTGCGCTGCGGTGGTGCAAACAAGGATGTCAGCGAGGCAACCAGCAGTTCAAGTGCCTGTTCCGGTTTTCGTTGTCCGGTCTTGATACCTATTTCCGCTTCCATGACAATGTCAAACAGTCTGGTAATGCGGGCCGGGCCCAGTCTTTGGGCAAGTGCCTGTTTCTGTTTTTTTACAAAAGGAGGCAGGCGTACTTCCGCGTCTTCTCCGTGGATCATCATCCACAGGGCGCGTGCTTCACGGGTCAGGGACGCGGTGAGCATGAAGATCATGGAATCTTTTTCACTGTGGTTGGTCAGCACTCTGCGCCAGATTTCTACCGGATCGCCGCCTTCGGACATGGAGCGCATGAAAGCAAAGAAGTCCATCTCTTCGGAATGGGCGATCAGTCCCACATGTTCCATTAGAATCTTGCGGTCAGGACCGGCTGCCAGATCCAGTTTGTCCAGCTCCAGACGAGCGGCGCGTGCGTCTTTGGGAAGTGCCTGAGAAAGTGCATTCAGAACCGGGCTGTCAATGTGCAGGCCGTTGGCTCTGGCCCATTTGCCAACAAAGCCGGAAATGGATTTTTGATCAAGACCTGCTGATTTCCAGAACCACTTTTGTTTATCAGCGAATTTCCAGCATTTGCGTTTTTTCAGAACAGCTGGGATGGGAGCGGCTTTGCTCTTCCACTGGCTTTCAAGGCAGATAAAAAGAAAGGAGGAGCTGGCAAGGGATGCGACTGTCTTGTCTATATTATCCCAGACAGCAGCCTTAAGCTTGTGTGCGCGGCGCAGGATAACGACTTTGCTGGAGCCGAAAAGGGTTTGCAGAGTCAGGTCATCCCAGAATTGCTGCGGCAGGTCTTCGTCTGCCCAGTATACTTTTTTCTCGTAATCTGTAGCCCCGTACTTTTCCTGAAGCTCGGCAATGTTGGCGTGCAGCAGCTCTGCATCAGGGCAGATGAGAAACATGTATCCTGGTCTGGACATGGAATTCCTTAATTGAAAAAATTAATAAGCCTGATTCATGCGGTCTACGAGACGGCGGACCATGAGCTTGGTGATCAGCTGCTGAGTCTCGTCTTCCTGACCGATGTAGTAGGATTCAGTCACTGCCATGGGACCGGAGTTCCAGATCAGGGAGCCGTCAGAAGCGCTGGTTACCTGCATCTGGACCTTGAGGGTCATGTCGTATTTCAGGGTTACGTCCTGATCGCCAAGAATGCGGCTTCCATCGGAAAGTT contains the following coding sequences:
- the radC gene encoding RadC family protein, translating into MKDKPHYYGHRQRLKEKLGKDSTSLADYEILELLLGQVLPRRDTKPLAKELLAEFGGLSGVFRAPEEQLKKFKGIGPGVLIFFTLMREFWTRIAEEPMNGKEAISSPDVVYKAAMARIGNLSKEEFWIALVNNRNKVICWERLSEGTVDKTAVYPREVVALALRHNASGVILTHNHPGGDPSPSPEDTERTMEIAALCQDMEIRLLDHVIVTADRFHSFKEAGYL
- the holA gene encoding DNA polymerase III subunit delta, which translates into the protein MSRPGYMFLICPDAELLHANIAELQEKYGATDYEKKVYWADEDLPQQFWDDLTLQTLFGSSKVVILRRAHKLKAAVWDNIDKTVASLASSSFLFICLESQWKSKAAPIPAVLKKRKCWKFADKQKWFWKSAGLDQKSISGFVGKWARANGLHIDSPVLNALSQALPKDARAARLELDKLDLAAGPDRKILMEHVGLIAHSEEMDFFAFMRSMSEGGDPVEIWRRVLTNHSEKDSMIFMLTASLTREARALWMMIHGEDAEVRLPPFVKKQKQALAQRLGPARITRLFDIVMEAEIGIKTGQRKPEQALELLVASLTSLFAPPQRRR